In a single window of the Gemmatimonadota bacterium genome:
- a CDS encoding prepilin-type N-terminal cleavage/methylation domain-containing protein: protein MDRVTNRRAGTRRGFTLMELLLVVVVIGILLAMTAPSISAALARRNVRGATAGFESLFRRARATAVGSRLPATITFASGIASVSIVRNGSSVTIGQNLDFPTQYGVSVSTTSVTLQVEPTGLVLSGTPFVVIATKGDAADTVRVTGYGRVE, encoded by the coding sequence ATGGACCGCGTTACCAACCGTAGAGCCGGAACCCGTCGGGGATTCACCCTGATGGAGCTCCTGCTGGTTGTTGTCGTCATCGGTATTCTGCTGGCGATGACCGCCCCTTCCATCTCCGCGGCACTCGCCCGGCGCAATGTGCGCGGGGCCACCGCGGGATTCGAGTCGTTGTTCCGGCGAGCCCGGGCCACGGCGGTCGGATCGCGCCTCCCGGCCACGATAACCTTTGCCAGCGGCATCGCCTCGGTGAGCATCGTCCGGAACGGCTCGAGCGTCACCATCGGGCAGAACCTCGACTTCCCCACCCAGTACGGCGTGAGCGTCAGCACGACCTCCGTCACCCTCCAGGTCGAACCGACCGGGCTGGTCCTGAGCGGGACCCCGTTTGTGGTGATCGCGACCAAGGGTGATGCGGCCGATACTGTCCGGGTGACGGGTTACGGGAGGGTCGAATGA
- a CDS encoding prepilin-type N-terminal cleavage/methylation domain-containing protein, with translation MSLKPRRGGFTLVELLVAIVILTSGILAVAGGSMMTTRNLQRSKVSTLASGLTTAKLDELLSYANATSPACTAGTFASSTSAQVSNRISVTWNVPTTGVLRTVKVFASYKLSRGQTRVDTLTGRVAC, from the coding sequence ATGAGTCTCAAGCCTCGCCGGGGTGGCTTCACCCTGGTGGAATTGCTGGTCGCCATCGTGATCCTCACGAGCGGCATTCTTGCCGTGGCCGGCGGCTCGATGATGACGACGCGCAATCTCCAGCGGAGCAAGGTCTCGACCCTCGCCTCCGGGCTGACGACCGCCAAGCTCGATGAGTTGCTGAGCTATGCCAATGCGACCTCGCCGGCATGCACGGCCGGGACGTTCGCCTCCTCGACGTCGGCACAGGTGAGCAACCGGATCTCGGTGACCTGGAATGTCCCGACGACGGGTGTACTCCGGACGGTGAAGGTCTTCGCGAGCTACAAGCTCTCCAGAGGTCAGACCAGGGTCGATACCCTCACGGGGCGGGTCGCGTGCTGA
- a CDS encoding prepilin-type N-terminal cleavage/methylation domain-containing protein, with translation MLNRRGITLVELLISMVVLAIIGVTITKVMSVMLNTSTAQITLANSMGEARNGTLSLPQELREVGYDTNITTLSAGTDLIAIAAHRISFKAMRGMAITCGTPTLTEFKIRKPVTGQRLPRLTDEFLLFVENDPNAAFDDQWFPMLVTAIDPNSTCGTDPAMTLTLSVPPTIDGTTAMAIPQLRVGGPIRWYERVEYGPFVDGTSGQAFIGVRSISLGETQMSPVIGPLPDTTHFNLTYYNAAGTALNPAVASPLLVRSIGVAITTITDRSSSLAGTTSRGTNQYPMYTRVALRNALRP, from the coding sequence GTGCTGAATCGTCGCGGCATTACCCTCGTGGAACTGCTCATCAGCATGGTCGTGCTCGCGATCATCGGCGTGACCATTACCAAGGTGATGAGCGTGATGCTCAACACTTCCACCGCGCAGATCACCCTGGCCAACTCGATGGGCGAAGCGCGCAACGGCACGCTTTCGCTCCCCCAGGAGCTGCGCGAGGTCGGCTACGACACCAACATCACCACGCTTTCGGCCGGGACCGACCTGATCGCGATCGCCGCCCACCGGATCTCGTTCAAGGCGATGCGCGGGATGGCCATTACCTGCGGCACGCCGACCTTGACCGAATTCAAGATCCGGAAGCCGGTCACCGGACAGCGGCTTCCGCGTCTGACGGACGAGTTCCTGCTCTTCGTCGAGAATGACCCGAACGCGGCCTTCGATGACCAGTGGTTCCCGATGCTGGTTACGGCCATCGACCCCAACAGCACCTGCGGCACCGACCCGGCGATGACCCTCACGCTCTCGGTCCCGCCAACCATCGATGGAACGACGGCGATGGCGATCCCGCAGCTGCGCGTGGGTGGCCCAATTCGCTGGTATGAACGAGTGGAATACGGCCCGTTCGTCGATGGCACCTCGGGGCAGGCATTCATCGGGGTACGATCGATTTCGCTGGGCGAGACCCAGATGAGTCCGGTGATCGGGCCCCTCCCCGACACGACTCATTTCAACCTGACGTATTACAACGCGGCCGGCACCGCGCTCAATCCGGCCGTCGCCAGTCCCCTGCTGGTGCGCTCGATCGGCGTCGCGATCACCACAATCACCGACCGTTCGAGCTCACTCGCGGGCACCACCAGCCGCGGCACGAACCAGTATCCGATGTACACCCGCGTCGCGCTTCGCAACGCACTCCGGCCGTGA
- a CDS encoding type 1 glutamine amidotransferase domain-containing protein, which produces MPRRILFFVAPLYEDLELWYPKIRLEEEGYETTVAGMGERTYQGKRGYPITADTSVDNIRAEEFDALVIPGGYAPDIMRRSEQLLTITRAMHEAGKPIAFICHAGWVPISAGIVRGRRGTSVGAIKDDLVNAGMLWEDAPVVVDGNLISSRTPADLVPFTKAIIAALK; this is translated from the coding sequence ATGCCCCGCCGTATTCTCTTCTTTGTCGCGCCGCTCTATGAGGACCTGGAGCTCTGGTATCCCAAGATCCGCCTCGAGGAGGAGGGATACGAGACGACTGTGGCTGGCATGGGCGAGCGAACCTACCAGGGGAAGCGCGGCTACCCGATCACCGCGGACACCTCGGTCGACAACATCCGCGCCGAAGAGTTCGATGCCCTGGTGATACCGGGCGGCTACGCTCCCGACATCATGCGGCGAAGCGAACAATTGCTCACCATCACGCGGGCGATGCACGAGGCCGGCAAGCCGATCGCGTTCATCTGCCACGCCGGCTGGGTCCCGATCTCCGCCGGCATCGTCCGCGGTCGACGCGGCACGTCGGTTGGCGCCATCAAGGACGACCTGGTGAACGCCGGCATGCTCTGGGAAGACGCGCCGGTCGTGGTCGACGGCAACCTGATATCGTCGCGGACGCCGGCGGACCTCGTGCCGTTTACGAAGGCGATTATCGCGGCGTTGAAGTAG
- a CDS encoding nucleotide pyrophosphohydrolase encodes MPLADAQQRVDRWISQFEEGYFHPLTNMARLSEEVGELAREVNHRFGQKTKKRDEAEGEMAMEMADIIFVLICMANREGIDLNDAFDRMMAKVEQRDVNRWTRKS; translated from the coding sequence ATGCCACTCGCCGATGCTCAACAACGAGTAGACCGCTGGATCTCGCAATTCGAGGAAGGCTACTTCCACCCGCTGACGAACATGGCGCGGCTAAGCGAGGAGGTTGGGGAACTCGCTCGCGAGGTCAATCATCGTTTCGGGCAGAAGACCAAGAAGCGCGATGAGGCGGAAGGGGAGATGGCGATGGAGATGGCTGACATCATCTTCGTGCTGATTTGCATGGCGAACCGGGAAGGGATCGATCTGAACGATGCATTCGACCGGATGATGGCGAAGGTCGAGCAACGCGACGTCAACCGCTGGACGAGGAAATCATGA
- the rsgA gene encoding ribosome small subunit-dependent GTPase A has protein sequence MSDVVAVVLEREGGSYRVLVDGIERVAILRGKAKRAEERAVAGDRVRLDPATLGDDVVAIDAVEPRTSIMERRVPDGRGTRPVAANVDQVLVVTAARDPDPILQLIDRLLVVAEANDLPASVIVNKIDLGSPAGIIEHLALAGYPVIATTAKAGEGLELLRAALVGKVSVLTGPSGAGKSSLLNALEPGLGLRVGEISKKVRRGTHTTVSAVMIPLVQGGFVVDTPGFSEVGIWALHRDQVDQCLPEFLAVLGDCRFGDCTHRTEPGCAVRALVDAGGVPAERYASYLAIRAELEAIPEDWE, from the coding sequence TTGAGCGACGTCGTGGCAGTCGTACTCGAACGCGAGGGTGGCAGTTATCGCGTGCTGGTCGACGGCATCGAACGGGTCGCCATCCTGCGCGGCAAGGCCAAGCGTGCCGAGGAGCGCGCGGTGGCAGGCGATCGTGTCCGTCTCGATCCTGCGACGCTCGGCGACGATGTCGTGGCGATCGATGCCGTCGAGCCGCGAACCTCGATCATGGAACGGCGCGTGCCCGATGGCCGCGGGACGCGGCCTGTCGCGGCGAATGTCGACCAGGTGCTCGTGGTCACCGCCGCGCGCGACCCCGATCCGATCCTGCAGCTTATCGATCGTCTCCTCGTGGTCGCCGAAGCCAACGATCTCCCCGCGTCGGTAATCGTCAACAAGATCGATCTCGGTTCGCCCGCCGGCATTATCGAGCACTTGGCGCTGGCGGGGTATCCGGTGATCGCGACCACAGCCAAAGCGGGTGAAGGGCTGGAGTTGCTGCGCGCGGCGCTGGTGGGCAAGGTGTCGGTGCTCACCGGGCCGAGCGGCGCGGGGAAGTCTTCACTGCTGAACGCCCTCGAACCGGGGCTGGGCCTGCGGGTGGGAGAGATCTCGAAGAAGGTGCGTCGCGGCACGCACACCACCGTTTCGGCAGTGATGATCCCGCTGGTGCAGGGCGGTTTCGTCGTCGATACCCCGGGATTCAGCGAGGTCGGCATCTGGGCGCTGCACCGCGACCAGGTCGATCAGTGCCTCCCCGAATTCCTGGCAGTACTGGGCGACTGTCGCTTTGGCGATTGCACTCACCGCACCGAGCCGGGGTGCGCGGTCCGCGCACTCGTCGATGCCGGCGGCGTTCCGGCCGAACGCTACGCGTCGTATCTCGCGATCCGCGCCGAACTCGAGGCGATTCCCGAAGACTGGGAATGA
- a CDS encoding proline dehydrogenase family protein — protein MMRSTLLWLSQRQSIFNFVRSNGLANKFAARFVAGETIDTAVRAAEELRAKGITVSLDLLGESVHNPAEAGQARDMYITILRRMQAAGLEVNASMKPTQMGLDIDEQLCEQNVRAVLDVAKQTSAFVRLDMEGSAYTQRTLDFFGQKLFADYGKHTGVVIQAALRRSTDDVASLIQLGARVRLCKGAYLEAADVAYPDKKDVDAHYVRLMESLLTSGNYPGIATHDETIIAHAKQFVTANNIPRDRFEFQMLYGVRRDLQEALVKEGYRIRVYIPFGTQWYPYLMRRLAERPANIVFIFGNVVKEAMRRS, from the coding sequence ATGATGCGTTCCACACTGCTCTGGCTCTCCCAGCGCCAGTCGATCTTCAACTTTGTCCGCAGCAACGGGCTGGCCAACAAGTTTGCAGCGCGATTTGTCGCCGGCGAGACGATCGACACGGCCGTCCGGGCTGCCGAAGAGCTGCGGGCCAAGGGGATCACCGTCTCCCTCGACCTGCTGGGCGAGAGCGTGCACAACCCCGCCGAGGCCGGGCAGGCGCGGGATATGTACATCACCATCCTGCGCCGGATGCAGGCGGCGGGGCTCGAGGTCAATGCCTCGATGAAGCCCACGCAGATGGGGCTCGACATCGACGAACAGCTCTGCGAACAGAACGTGCGCGCCGTGCTCGATGTCGCGAAGCAAACGTCGGCCTTTGTGCGGCTCGATATGGAGGGCTCCGCCTACACCCAGCGGACCCTCGATTTCTTCGGGCAGAAGCTTTTTGCTGATTACGGCAAGCATACCGGCGTCGTGATCCAGGCCGCGCTCCGCCGCTCGACCGACGACGTCGCCTCCCTGATCCAGCTCGGCGCCCGCGTCCGACTCTGCAAGGGCGCCTATCTCGAGGCCGCGGATGTGGCGTATCCTGACAAGAAGGATGTCGACGCGCACTACGTCCGGCTGATGGAATCGTTGCTTACCAGCGGCAACTATCCCGGCATCGCGACCCACGACGAAACGATTATCGCGCACGCCAAGCAGTTCGTCACCGCCAACAACATCCCGCGCGACCGCTTCGAGTTCCAGATGCTGTATGGCGTCCGGCGCGACCTGCAGGAGGCGCTCGTCAAGGAAGGCTACCGGATCCGGGTCTACATCCCGTTCGGGACCCAGTGGTATCCCTACCTGATGCGTCGCCTCGCCGAACGCCCCGCCAACATCGTCTTCATCTTCGGCAACGTCGTCAAGGAAGCGATGCGCCGCTCGTGA
- a CDS encoding amino acid permease, translating to MTTPKDVGYARQLGLFSATMMVIGGIIGSGIFRNPAEVARIVRTPELVYLAWGLGAVIALIGAFVFAELGQRRPRAGGGYAYLREAFGPLAGFMYAWALLLVMATGAIAAVAMTFAGYAATLFGWPESAQQPLAAGAIVLLTVINVRGVRPAAWTQNLFTILKLTAIAVLVLAALAAPQGIQAAMAAPTLPQTGIVLTLGAALVPVLFAFGGWQQTNFVAEEMVAPERDLPRALVVGVLVVVAAYLLVNVAYLRSLGISGLAASSAPAAETMGAIAGEAGRRLIAAGIVASTFGFLNLVILVSPRVYQAMARDGLFFASFAKLHPTWRTPVAAIALQGAWAIGLLFSKHYGELLDYVVFGDWIFFGLTAASLFVLRRRDGGIPVKAATPLHPVSTLIFIASAVYVVVGSVTSNPQNAIRGAALLLLGVPVFLFWRRRAATS from the coding sequence ATGACCACACCGAAGGACGTCGGGTACGCCAGACAACTGGGACTCTTCTCGGCGACCATGATGGTCATCGGCGGGATCATCGGCTCGGGCATCTTCCGGAATCCCGCCGAGGTGGCGCGGATCGTCCGGACTCCCGAGCTGGTCTATCTGGCGTGGGGGCTGGGGGCGGTGATCGCCCTGATTGGGGCATTCGTCTTTGCCGAACTGGGGCAGCGGCGGCCGCGGGCGGGCGGTGGCTATGCCTACCTGCGCGAGGCCTTCGGCCCACTCGCAGGATTCATGTATGCCTGGGCGCTCCTGCTGGTGATGGCGACCGGAGCGATCGCCGCCGTGGCGATGACCTTCGCCGGGTATGCCGCGACCCTGTTCGGGTGGCCGGAGTCGGCCCAGCAACCGCTGGCCGCCGGGGCGATTGTCCTGTTGACAGTGATCAACGTCCGGGGTGTCCGCCCTGCTGCCTGGACCCAGAACCTCTTTACCATCCTGAAGCTCACGGCCATCGCCGTGCTGGTGTTGGCCGCCCTGGCGGCCCCGCAGGGGATACAGGCCGCGATGGCGGCACCGACACTTCCCCAGACCGGGATCGTGCTCACCCTCGGCGCGGCGCTGGTCCCGGTGCTCTTTGCCTTCGGTGGCTGGCAACAGACGAATTTCGTGGCCGAAGAGATGGTGGCCCCCGAGCGCGACCTGCCCCGGGCACTCGTGGTTGGGGTGCTGGTGGTGGTGGCGGCCTACCTGCTCGTGAACGTGGCGTATCTTCGCTCACTGGGCATCAGCGGCCTTGCCGCGAGCAGCGCCCCGGCAGCCGAGACGATGGGTGCCATTGCCGGCGAGGCGGGCCGGCGGTTGATCGCCGCCGGAATTGTTGCTTCGACCTTCGGCTTCCTGAATCTGGTCATCCTCGTCTCGCCGCGGGTCTATCAGGCGATGGCACGTGATGGACTCTTCTTCGCTTCATTTGCGAAGTTGCACCCGACCTGGCGCACGCCGGTCGCCGCGATCGCCTTGCAGGGTGCCTGGGCGATCGGGCTGCTCTTCTCGAAGCACTACGGCGAGCTGCTCGATTATGTCGTGTTCGGCGACTGGATCTTCTTCGGGCTCACGGCCGCTTCACTCTTCGTGCTGCGACGCCGTGACGGCGGCATCCCGGTGAAAGCGGCGACACCGCTGCACCCGGTGAGTACCCTGATCTTCATCGCTTCGGCGGTGTACGTTGTCGTCGGGTCGGTGACATCCAACCCGCAGAACGCCATCCGCGGCGCCGCGCTGCTGCTGCTCGGCGTGCCGGTCTTCCTTTTCTGGCGCCGACGCGCCGCGACGAGCTGA
- a CDS encoding tryptophanase, translating into MFEPRTIIEPFRIKSVEPIRQTTPAERDVALRAAHYNLFLLRAQDVLIDLLTDSGTGAMSSRQWAGMMMGDESYAGADSWYRFEAAVQRITRLRHVIPTHQGRAAERILFGTAVQAGEIVPNNTHFDTTRANIEARGATALDLPSIQGREPGVSHPFKGDMDLEALERVLQENPGKVPLVMMTVTNNSGGGQPVSLANLRGASAICRRHGVPFILDACRFAENAWFIKQREAGWADKTPREIAEAMFAEVDGATMSAKKDGMANIGGFLALNNDDLARQCKNNLILTEGFVTYGGLAGYDLEAIAIGLDEALDEDYLRYRIRSVEYLAERLAKAGIPMVTPSGGHALYIDAKAMLPHIPVTEYPAWALSCALYLVGGIRSVEIGSVMFGQQPDGSEKPAAMELVRLAFPRRVYTQSHVDYLAEVLLHVHERREQVQGMRITEQPTALRHFTARLEPAHGAVFPPQ; encoded by the coding sequence ATGTTCGAGCCCCGCACCATCATCGAGCCGTTCCGGATCAAGAGCGTCGAGCCGATCCGGCAGACTACTCCCGCCGAGCGGGACGTGGCACTTCGGGCCGCGCACTACAACCTCTTCCTCTTGCGTGCGCAGGACGTGTTGATCGATCTGCTCACCGACTCGGGGACCGGCGCGATGTCATCGCGGCAGTGGGCCGGCATGATGATGGGGGATGAGAGCTACGCCGGCGCCGATTCCTGGTATCGCTTCGAAGCGGCGGTGCAACGGATCACCCGGCTGCGTCACGTGATCCCCACGCACCAGGGCCGCGCCGCTGAACGGATCCTCTTCGGCACGGCGGTGCAGGCCGGCGAAATCGTGCCAAACAACACGCACTTCGACACCACGCGCGCCAACATCGAGGCGCGCGGCGCCACGGCGCTTGATCTTCCGAGCATCCAGGGACGCGAACCCGGCGTCTCGCATCCATTCAAGGGAGATATGGATCTCGAGGCACTCGAGCGAGTGCTGCAGGAGAATCCCGGAAAGGTGCCGCTGGTGATGATGACGGTGACCAACAACTCCGGCGGCGGGCAGCCGGTGTCGCTCGCCAACCTTCGCGGCGCCAGCGCCATCTGCCGGCGCCACGGTGTGCCCTTCATTCTCGACGCCTGTCGCTTCGCCGAGAACGCCTGGTTCATCAAGCAGCGCGAGGCAGGGTGGGCCGACAAGACGCCGCGCGAGATCGCCGAGGCGATGTTCGCGGAAGTTGATGGTGCCACGATGAGTGCGAAGAAGGACGGGATGGCCAACATCGGCGGCTTCCTTGCACTCAACAACGATGACCTCGCGCGGCAGTGCAAGAACAACCTGATTCTCACCGAAGGGTTCGTGACGTATGGCGGGCTCGCGGGATACGACCTCGAGGCCATCGCCATCGGACTCGACGAGGCGCTCGACGAGGACTATCTCCGCTACCGCATCCGGTCGGTAGAGTATCTCGCGGAGCGCCTCGCGAAGGCCGGCATTCCGATGGTCACGCCATCAGGCGGTCACGCGCTCTACATCGATGCCAAGGCAATGTTGCCACACATCCCCGTGACCGAATATCCGGCGTGGGCGCTCTCCTGCGCGCTCTATCTCGTCGGTGGTATCCGGTCGGTCGAGATCGGTTCGGTGATGTTCGGCCAGCAGCCTGATGGCAGCGAGAAGCCCGCCGCGATGGAGCTGGTGCGGCTGGCATTTCCCCGTCGCGTCTACACCCAGAGTCACGTCGACTATCTCGCGGAAGTGCTGCTGCACGTTCACGAACGTCGAGAGCAGGTGCAGGGGATGCGCATCACCGAACAGCCCACGGCACTGCGGCACTTCACTGCCCGGCTCGAGCCGGCGCACGGGGCCGTGTTCCCGCCACAATGA